From a single Kryptolebias marmoratus isolate JLee-2015 linkage group LG6, ASM164957v2, whole genome shotgun sequence genomic region:
- the trim13 gene encoding tripartite motif-containing 13: MEQLEEELTCPVCCGLFEDPRVLLCSHSFCRKCLEGLLEGTRGFRTPLKCPTCRKETPHNGANSLQVNYTLRGIVDKFSRIKVTPRMAVCKQHHEQPLNMFCATDLRLVCGVCATTDAHRGHDFCSLEEAHEREKRALGGLLRQVEGWRSADARSCLETLQADKKRVLQSVSGDADKVADYFDRLVGALECKKSEILSDFETLRLVVMQACDPQIAKLSAALEAQAGALGIAESFASDPDPQDFLQQMQEFREKTKLLEETPLPSRRDAAVAPLVRNFDVKKWDSLRISEVDKMSVPHESGAYTMGGSRTAGRRWLVLVLILLFLALMLLLLLHRAAADDGTWRRAPFATKLSSHAKEMTHMLLDAGQKFIANLIDSTVHFMGTCKSS; encoded by the coding sequence atggagcagctggaggaggagctgacgTGCCCGGTCTGCTGTGGTCTCTTCGAGGACCCCCGCGTGCTGCTGTGCTCCCACAGCTTCTGCAGGAAATGCTTGGAGGGTCTCCTGGAGGGGACCCGGGGCTTCAGAACTCCCCTCAAATGCCCCACGTGCCGCAAGGAGACCCCTCACAACGGCGCCAACAGCCTGCAGGTCAACTACACCCTGCGCGGGATCGTCGACAAGTTCAGCAGGATAAAAGTGACGCCTAGAATGGCCGTGTGCAAGCAGCACCACGAGCAGCCGCTCAACATGTTCTGCGCCACCGACCTGAGGCTCGTCTGCGGAGTTTGCGCGACCACCGACGCGCACAGGGGCCACGACTTCTGCTCCCTGGAGGAGGCGCACGAGCGGGAGAAGCGGGCGCTGGGCGGGCTGCTGCGGCAGGTGGAGGGCTGGCGGAGCGCGGACGCGCGCTCCTGCCTGGAGACGCTTCAAGCCGACAAGAAACGGGTGCTCCAGTCGGTGAGCGGGGACGCGGACAAGGTGGCGGACTACTTCGACAGGCTCGTCGGCGCGCTCGAGTGCAAAAAGAGCGAGATCCTGTCCGACTTCGAGACGCTGCGGCTGGTGGTGATGCAGGCGTGCGACCCGCAGATCGCCAAGCTGAGCGCCGCGCTGGAGGCGCAGGCGGGCGCGCTCGGCATCGCCGAGTCTTTCGCGAGCGACCCGGACCCGCAGGACTTCCTGCAGCAGATGCAGGAGTTCCGGGAGAAGACGAAGCTCCTGGAGGAGACCCCGCTGCCCTCGCGCAGAGACGCGGCTGTCGCACCGCTCGTGCGCAACTTCGACGTAAAGAAGTGGGACTCCCTCCGGATCAGCGAGGTGGACAAGATGTCAGTACCGCACGAGAGTGGCGCGTACACTATGGGTGGGTCGCGGACGGCGGGGCGCAGATGGCTCgtcctggtcctgatcctgCTCTTTCTGGCActaatgctgctgctgctgctgcacagagctgcagctgatgatgGCACCTGGAGGAGAGCCCCGTTTGCCACTAAACTTTCCTCCCACGCTAAAGAAATGACTCACATGTTATTGGATGCAGGTCAGAAATTTATTGCCAATCTGATTGATTCCACTGTGCACTTTATGGGCACTTGTAAGTCCTCCTAA